tgatgcagagagagtgcagaggtttgttgcaggtttgcactctggtatccaggccactatggcccgagaagttgagatgaggacttcttatgagctagttgtggagatagctcggaggatcgagggtgtacgtcagcgtagcCAAGAGCAGGCTACGAGGGATAAGTGGTTtcaatattctggagagttcagtagTGCCCAGCCGGGGGCAGGGGTCAGTTCACGAGGGGCCAGTCTAGCAAGCCCACCtatccagcaccgccgccttCTCGGGGTGCTCCTGTGAGACCTTATTTCAGCGTCATACCAAACAGTTCCTACTGCCCACAAGCTTtttagggttcctccagtgggtattccggccatcagggtcagacttcaggtcagcagttcatcgtaccgagaggttgtttcgagtgcggggatcttagttatgtgcggaggttctgccccaggATTAGAGGTAAGGCAGTGCAGTAGGGTCAGTAGCCTATGATCACAGCACTCGCTGCCACACTAGCCGTCTGGCCGCCCAGAGGCaaagggcaggtgggtaggggccgtcctagagggggaggctagttaggtggcgctccagccaaattctatgcctttccagccagaccagatgcagtagcctcagatgccgtgatcacaggtattatttctgtctacggTAGGGATACTTCAATACTATTTTATCTAGgttctacatattcatatgtttcatctctgtttgctcatttcctgggagtTCCTAGTGAGTCCTtaggtactcctgtttatgtgtccactccagtgggcgatTATGTTATTGTTGATCGGGTCTATCAGTCCTGTATCATgactttctatggttatgagactagagcggattttttattgcttgatatgaccgactttgaggtcatcctggtcatggattggttgtccccatatcacgccatccttgattgccatgccaagactgttaccttggcgatgccagagctTCCTAGAtcggagtggaagggttcgtctgtcagtgcatcttGTCGGGTTATctcctttctgaaggctcgagACATGGTTGAGAAGGCTTGTTTGTCTTATCTatcctatgtttgggatactaccaTAGAGACttcggcgattgattcagtgcatgtGGTCTGAGAGTTCTctaatgtgtttccttctgatcttccaagcttgccaccagatcatgatatcAATTTctttattgacttggctccaggtacccgacctatctctattccaccgtaccgcatggcgCCGAAAGATTTAAATGAGTTGAaggaacatcttgaggagttgctagtagaggggtttgtcagaccaagtgtatcaccttggggaacgccggtgttatttgtgaagaagaaagatgtgacaatgcggatgtgcattgattaccgactGTTGAACAAAgtaaccattaagaacaagtacccgttgtcacgtattgatgatttgtttgaccagttgcaggatgccagggtgttctctaagatcgacttgagattggcgtaccatcagttgaagattcgggattcggatgtttcgaagacagctttccagactagatatggccattatgagtttctagttatgtccttcggtttgactaacaccACAACGACGTTTATAGATTTGATTAATCgcgtgttcaggccatatattgatttatttgtcattttcttcattgatgacattttgatctactcacgtagcatggaggagcacgagcagcatttgagagtggtgatTCAGACCTTGCTTGAAAAGAacctatatgctaagttctccaagtgtgagttctggttagattatgtggcattcttgggacatgttgtatggggcgagggtattaaggttgatcctaagaagatcgaggcagttcaaagCTGGCCTCGCCCTACCACAGCGACCgaaatcaggagcttcttggggttagtaggttattatcgtcgatttgtgaagggcttctcatctattgcagcacctatgactagattgacccataagggtgttCCGctcagatggtccgatgattacgaggcgagctttcagaagctcaagaccgcattgactttaGCACTAGTATTAGTGTTGTCTTCCAGTTTtaggatgtatactatgtattgcgatgcttcacgcattcGTTTGGGTTGCGTATTGATGCATGAGGGGCGAGTAATTGCATATGATTCATGccagctgaagccccacaagaagaattaccccgtacataatttggagttggccgcgattgttcatgctctcaagatctggaggcattatctttatggggtgtcctgtgaggtttacaccgatcatcgcagcttgcagcatttgttcaagcagagggatctcaatttggggcaacgcaggtggcttgagttactaaaagataaTGATATTACCATCATTTACCATCCGAGCAAGGAGAATGTAGTTGTgtatgccttgagtagaaaggcggagagcatgggtagtttggcattcatttcagtagaggagagccCACTAGCTTGGGGCatttagtccttggctaacagacttgtaaggttggatatttcagagcccagtcgagttcttgcatgcgtagTCAcctagtcttcactattcgaggagatcaaggctcgtcagtttgatgatccgcacttattGGTTCTTCGAGAGACGgttatcggtgaggatggtgttctgtgactccaaagtcgcctatgtgtccctaatgttgatggattgagggaaacGATTCTaaaagaggcacacagttctcggtattctattcatccaggtgctacaaagatgtattgcTACCTgaggcatcattattggtggtggcgaatgaagaaggacatagttgagtatgtatctaggtgccTTAATTGCAAtcaggttaagtacgagcatcagaggccaggtggcctactctagcagatggttatacctgagtggaaacgggagcgcattactatggatttcgtaaTTGGGTTGCCAGGGACCTTGCAAAGTTTGATATAGTTTgtgtcattgttgacaggttgaccaagttggcacacttcaTTTCGGTTATTACCACGTATTCCTCAGAGagattggctcagatttacattcaggagattgttcgattgtatggtgtgcctatttccatcatatcagatagagccccccagtttacttcgcatttctagagggccgtacagagtgagttggggacctggGTAGAGCTCAGaatagcctttcatccgcagatcgatgggcagtcggagcggacggttcagatcttggaggatatgctcagagtaTGTGTGATTGATTTCgtagggcagtgggatcgattcttgtctttggccgagtttgcttacaacaacagttatcagtccattatcgagatggctccatttgaggctttatatggtcggcgatgtcgttcgcccatcggatggtttgagctcggcgaggctaggttatatggtactgatttagtaaaggatgccttggaaaaggtaaagttgattcaggagcgacttcgcacagtacagtccagatagaagagttatgcggatcagaggcgcgtgatttatcattcatggtgggcaagaaggttctcttgaaagtctcgctgaTTAAGGGAATCATGATgttcgggaagaagagcaagttgagcccaaggttcataggtccatttgaggtgttgagatgagttggggaggttgcttctgagcttgctttgcctcccagtcaatctggagttcatccggttttccatgtgtctatgctctggaggtatcataccgacaggtcgcatgtgttagacttcagcacggttcagctagatgagagtctgggttatgaggaggaacctgttgccattgttgacagacaTGTTCGCCagctgaggtccaagaagatttttgaggtaaaatttcagtggaggggccaaccagtcgaggaggcgacttgggaggccgaagaggacacgcagagcaaatatccacacttattcgacaCTCTTGGTACGATTccagacccgttcgaggatgaacgtttatttaagaggtggataatgtaacgacccgactggtcgttttgctttctagatccatg
This region of Nicotiana tomentosiformis chromosome 4, ASM39032v3, whole genome shotgun sequence genomic DNA includes:
- the LOC138909640 gene encoding uncharacterized protein gives rise to the protein MVGAQPVAAAILEPKPATAGDPQKLLDRWTRLHPHVFGGSTYSYVSSLFAHFLGVPSESLGTPVYVSTPVGDYVIVDRVYQSCIMTFYGYETRADFLLLDMTDFEVILVMDWLSPYHAILDCHAKTVTLAMPELPRSEWKGSSVSASCRVISFLKARDMVEKACLSYLSYVWDTTIETSAIDSVHVV